A stretch of DNA from Sphingopyxis sp. MWB1:
GCGAGGAATTGGGCGGGCCGCTTCAGGCTGCTGCCGACAGTGCGGGGCGCGGGATTGAGCGCGCGCTGACCCGCGCGATTGTCAGCGGCAAGCTGGGCTTTGAGGATTTGAAGCGGCTGGCGCTGACTGTGATGAGCGATATTGCGCGCGCGGCGGTGACGCAGGGGCTGGGGAGCCTGACCGGCGGCGGCGGTGCGGGTGGCGGCGGGCTGCTGGGGCTGGGGCAGAGCCTGGCGCTTGCGCTGCTGGGCGCGCCGGGGCGGGCGACCGGCGGGCCGGTGAGTGCGGGGCGCGCCTATCGCGTCGGCGAGCGCGGGCCGGAATTGTTCGTGCCTGCGGCGAGCGGGCGGATCGAGCCGACGGGGGCCGGCGGCAGCGTGCGCCATATTGCGATCCATGTTCAGGTGGCGGCCCCGGTGGGGGGCAACGAAGCGCGCATGGCGCAGACCGGGCGGCAATTGGCGCGGGCGGTGCGGCGCGCGGTGGCGATGGGCGAGGATTAGCGGGGCGGGACTTGCCATGTGGAGTGGCGCGGGAGGGCGCGCTTGGAGATTGCTTCGGGGCCTGCGGCCCCTCGGGGTGGCGGCAAGAAAAAGGCGGGCCCCGGATCAAGTCCGGGGTGACGATGAGGGTGGTTTTGGGGGAGGTGACCGCAATGGGTTGGGCCTTGGTGGCGGCGGAGCCGCATCATCGGAAAAATTGGGTCAAGCGGTTCGATCCGCGTTTTTGGACGGTCGATTTTGCGCGGCCGATGATGGCGAGTGTGGGGACGAAAGGGCCGCGCGCGCTGCGTATCGAGGCGGTCTTTTATAACAAGCAGGATCTGGCGGGGCTGATCTGGGAGGCGGAGGATCGCTGGGATCATCCGCTGCTTGCCTATGAGACAAGCCGCGATTTCCGGCGCACGCAGCTGCGCTTTCGCTGGCGCTCCGCCGGGATCAAGCCGCTCGATGCCTTGCATGGGCCGACCTTGACGATCGAGGGGCGCGATGCGGGGGGCAACCCCCGTGCCTGGTATGTCCGGCTGTGGAATTATGCGGACGGCAGCGGCGAGGATGCGGTCATCAGCCTCGATTTCGATGCGCTGGACGGCGGATTTTCGCTGCCCGGCGAGGCGGAGCGGGTGTGGGCGGGGGATATTGACCGCCTGTTCATCTCGCTGGTGCCGCCCGCCTATGATGGCGGCGCGGGGGTGCTGGCGAGCCGGGCCGAAGGCTGGGCTGAGATGAGCGAGATCAGCTGTTCGGGATCGGGCTCGGTGCTCGCGCTCGGCGATGCCGTGCTGCCCGAACAGGGGCTGGGGATCGCGACCGGCTATGATGATTGCTATAATCAAAGCCCGGCGCGGGTGGTGCGGCAGATCGTCCAGCTCGGCTATCGCGGCGATGTCATCCATTATGTCGGCATGAGCCATTATATGCGGCTCGAAGCCAATAGCGGCGGATTTTACCTGAGCCTTGCGGGTGGGACGCTGTGCGCGCCCTGTGCCGCCTGGCACCGGGATTTTGCCGCCGAATGCCGCGCGGCGGGGCTGGGGATTATCTGGTCGCTCTCCTATGAAATATTCAATGCCTATTGTTGGGGCGACTGGAAACAGCGCGACGGCAATGGGGCACCCGCGCTGACCGGGTGGGAGCCGCCCTCGACGCTGCTATCGCCCGCCAATGGCGCGGCGATGGGATATTTGCAGCTGGTCGCGCGCGCCTTTGTCGCTATCGGCCGCGCGGCGGGGCTGGCGGTGAAATTTCAGGTCGGCGAGCCCTGGTGGTGGACCAACCCCGGCGGAAAGCTCTGCGCCTATGATGCCGCGACGAGCCAGGCGCTAGGGGCGGCGAGCGTCGCGATTGCGGACATCAGAGGGCCGCAGACGCCTGGCGCGCGGGCGATGCTCGATGCGCTGGGGGCGCTGCTCGCCGGATCGACGGCGGCGCTGGTCGCGGCGGCGCGCCATGAGGCGGGGACGGACTGGGCGGGAAGCCATTTGCTGGTTTTCCTGCCGACGGTGCTCGACGCCGAAGCGCCCGAACTGCGCCGCGCCAATGTGCCCACAGGCTGGGCGGCGCCTGCCTTCGATGTGCTGCAACTGGAGGATTATGACTGGGTGACGGCGGGGCGCGGCGCCGAGACGGCGCCCGCGCGCGATTTGATGGTCGCGCGGCTCGGCTATCCGGTGGCGGAGCAACATTATCTGTCGGGTTTTGTCCTGCGCGCCGAGGACCGCGCGCAATGGGCCGATATTGCCGCGGCCGCCCGGGACGCGCGCCGCGCGGGGGTGGCGCGCGCCTTTATCTGGGCGCTGCCGCAGGTGACGCGCGACGGCTTTCTGGGCTTTGAGGCGGAGGAGGATGAAGTGCAGGCTTTTGACGCGGTCGATTTCCCGCTGGCCATCGGGCGCGAGGCGGTGGCGGTCACCGAATTTTCAACGCAGATCATTGCTTCGCCATCAGGACATGAACAGCGCGCGAGCGAATGGGCCGAGGCGCGGATGCGCTATGATGCGGGGCCGGGGGTCCGGTCTGAGGATGATGTGCGGCGCCTCACCGATTTTTTCCGCGCGCGGCGCGGGGCGGCGCGGGGGTTTCGCTTTCGCGACCCCTTTGACCATAGTTCGGCGGCCGACGGCGGCGCGCCGGGGGCCGCCGACCAGCCGATCAGCGTCGGCGATGGGGTGCGGCGCGAATTTGCGCTGACCAAAGCCTATGGCGCGGGCGATGCCGTGCAGCACCGGACGATCCGCCTGCCGGTCGCGGGCAGCGTGCGCGCGAGCGTCGCCGGGGCGGAGACCGGCGGTTTTACGTTGAATGCCGCCGGGGCGCTGCTGTTCGATACGCCGCCGCCGATGGGGGCGGCGGTGCGCGCGGGGTTCCTGTTCGACGTGCCGGTGCGCTTTGCCGAGGACCGGCTGGAGGTGAGCCGGGCGACCTTTTTGGCGGGCGAGATGGCGAGCGTGCCGCTGGTCGAAGTGCGCGCGCCATGGTGAGCGGGGCCGAAGGCGCGGCGAGGGCGGCGCCCGACTGGTTGCGCGCCGAGCTGGTGACGATGGCCTGGTGCTGGCGATTGTCGCGGCGCGACGGGGTGGTGATCGGGCTGACATCGCACGACCGCGACCTGATCGTCGATGGGCTGGCTTATCGTGCGGCACCGGGGATGAAGCCGTCGGCGCTGGAAACGCGCGATGCGATTGATGCCGATACAATGGATGTGGAGGGCGCGGTGACGGCGGGGGCGCTGGCGGCGCGCGACCTTGACAGCGGGCGTTGGGATGGCGCCGAGCTGCGGCTGTTCGTTACCGACTGGACCCAGCCCGACGCCGCGCCGGTGACGCTGGCGCGCGGGATGCTGGGCGCGGTGGAGCGGCGCGGAGCGGCCTTTACCGCCGAATTGCAAGGGGCGACGCGCGCGCTCGA
This window harbors:
- a CDS encoding DUF2460 domain-containing protein — protein: MGWALVAAEPHHRKNWVKRFDPRFWTVDFARPMMASVGTKGPRALRIEAVFYNKQDLAGLIWEAEDRWDHPLLAYETSRDFRRTQLRFRWRSAGIKPLDALHGPTLTIEGRDAGGNPRAWYVRLWNYADGSGEDAVISLDFDALDGGFSLPGEAERVWAGDIDRLFISLVPPAYDGGAGVLASRAEGWAEMSEISCSGSGSVLALGDAVLPEQGLGIATGYDDCYNQSPARVVRQIVQLGYRGDVIHYVGMSHYMRLEANSGGFYLSLAGGTLCAPCAAWHRDFAAECRAAGLGIIWSLSYEIFNAYCWGDWKQRDGNGAPALTGWEPPSTLLSPANGAAMGYLQLVARAFVAIGRAAGLAVKFQVGEPWWWTNPGGKLCAYDAATSQALGAASVAIADIRGPQTPGARAMLDALGALLAGSTAALVAAARHEAGTDWAGSHLLVFLPTVLDAEAPELRRANVPTGWAAPAFDVLQLEDYDWVTAGRGAETAPARDLMVARLGYPVAEQHYLSGFVLRAEDRAQWADIAAAARDARRAGVARAFIWALPQVTRDGFLGFEAEEDEVQAFDAVDFPLAIGREAVAVTEFSTQIIASPSGHEQRASEWAEARMRYDAGPGVRSEDDVRRLTDFFRARRGAARGFRFRDPFDHSSAADGGAPGAADQPISVGDGVRREFALTKAYGAGDAVQHRTIRLPVAGSVRASVAGAETGGFTLNAAGALLFDTPPPMGAAVRAGFLFDVPVRFAEDRLEVSRATFLAGEMASVPLVEVRAPW
- a CDS encoding DUF2163 domain-containing protein; translated protein: MVSGAEGAARAAPDWLRAELVTMAWCWRLSRRDGVVIGLTSHDRDLIVDGLAYRAAPGMKPSALETRDAIDADTMDVEGAVTAGALAARDLDSGRWDGAELRLFVTDWTQPDAAPVTLARGMLGAVERRGAAFTAELQGATRALDRPVCPATSPSCRAILGDGQCRVDLAPLTHSRRVLAVAGRAVTLDAPVPGGRMRFGSLLWLEGPNCGLESAVAGEEGAVLHLSETLPLGMSLPLRVRLTEGCDKQLATCRTRFANAVNFRGEAHLPGNDLLTRYPGG
- a CDS encoding tail tape measure protein, translating into MDEMDEMTVAIRADTGAFRREMAVLREELGGPLQAAADSAGRGIERALTRAIVSGKLGFEDLKRLALTVMSDIARAAVTQGLGSLTGGGGAGGGGLLGLGQSLALALLGAPGRATGGPVSAGRAYRVGERGPELFVPAASGRIEPTGAGGSVRHIAIHVQVAAPVGGNEARMAQTGRQLARAVRRAVAMGED